From the genome of Nitrospiria bacterium, one region includes:
- a CDS encoding CpsB/CapC family capsule biosynthesis tyrosine phosphatase has product MIDLHCHILPGLDDGPRTRDEALAMARMAAADGIDTLVASSHITPGVYDNTPEGIVAAAEAFGARLRREGIPLRIIPGADVRMTPELLDGDGRRLCINRDTPYFLFEFPHDLVPPGSEGLVEALLGKGLVPVITHPERNMEFQRRPEKLEPFVRLGCLVQITAMSLTGGFGPRAQSVAERFMREGRAHLIATDAHDTVKRPPVLSRALERAEALVGVEAARAMVFETPEKIVRGEEVRS; this is encoded by the coding sequence ATGATCGACCTCCATTGCCACATCCTGCCCGGCCTCGACGACGGGCCCCGGACGAGGGACGAGGCGCTGGCGATGGCCCGCATGGCGGCGGCGGACGGGATCGACACACTCGTGGCCTCGTCCCACATCACGCCGGGCGTTTACGATAACACGCCGGAGGGGATCGTCGCGGCCGCGGAGGCCTTCGGGGCCCGCCTCCGGCGGGAGGGGATTCCGCTCCGGATCATTCCGGGCGCGGATGTCCGGATGACGCCGGAGCTGCTGGACGGGGACGGCCGCCGTCTTTGCATCAACCGGGACACGCCGTATTTCCTGTTCGAGTTCCCGCACGACCTCGTCCCGCCCGGCAGCGAAGGGCTGGTGGAGGCCCTTCTCGGGAAGGGGTTGGTTCCCGTGATCACCCATCCGGAGCGCAACATGGAGTTCCAGCGACGGCCGGAAAAACTGGAGCCCTTTGTCAGGCTGGGTTGTCTGGTCCAGATCACCGCGATGAGCCTCACCGGCGGGTTCGGGCCGCGGGCGCAGTCCGTCGCGGAGCGGTTTATGAGGGAGGGCCGGGCGCATCTGATCGCGACCGACGCCCACGACACCGTGAAGCGGCCCCCGGTCCTTTCGCGCGCGCTCGAACGGGCCGAGGCCTTGGTGGGCGTCGAGGCCGCGCGGGCGATGGTTTTTGAGACCCCGGAGAAAATTGTAAGGGGAGAGGAAGTGAGGAGTTAA
- a CDS encoding O-antigen ligase family protein has product MLLVIQTGLIALLLFAPLAFGSVEVWARSVLEWGVFGLAGLWLIRFGFAREAPPKLPGPVWLMLSVFAGYVLIRQAAATSLYPRGTRDALALATAYALLFALVVSTVRTEAEIRRLTLSLIVIGFGVALFAILQQYTWNGKIYGLRPVTAGGSPTGPFVNRNHFAGYMEMLIPVAIGYTAASFAEAPARGGTAWRRFVDRLTSERAHQFALLLFMTLVMSVSLVLTLSRAGIVSFVTALALIGAVFVWGRTTKRRVLLPGALAALVLISLAWFGLGPVIDRVNTLLHLPGDPSMRGRIAVWKDATRIMADYPIMGSGPGTFGAVYPAYKTVPDPVFYEHAHNDYVQWMAETGIVGFGLGAGALGILFGFILAGGRARRNPRAKVLLLGVVTGLAAILIHGLNDFNFHIPANAFLFTVLTGMAWNLARPDRSDAPDRPAAGPWRPAAAVAGLAVVVWLLYQTTSAFAADRYYRCGLELEKAGKLDRAEEEYRRAIGWDPAHPQYHMALGGLDERRYKQGDATALAPARSEMERAAALAPTLAAPHLDLGWIHAQLGETSEATEEFGRVLKLDPTNPLYQHYVGLWFAATGQTDRALSLAQRLRENRQDKLAAEIEERLKKT; this is encoded by the coding sequence ATGTTACTCGTCATCCAAACAGGCCTGATCGCACTCCTCCTCTTCGCCCCGCTGGCCTTCGGCTCGGTCGAGGTCTGGGCCCGGTCGGTTCTGGAGTGGGGCGTCTTCGGACTGGCCGGGCTGTGGCTGATCCGTTTCGGCTTCGCCCGGGAAGCGCCGCCCAAACTCCCGGGGCCGGTCTGGCTCATGCTCTCGGTCTTCGCCGGCTACGTCCTCATCCGGCAGGCCGCCGCGACCTCGCTTTATCCGCGCGGCACGCGCGACGCGCTGGCCCTCGCGACCGCCTACGCGTTGCTCTTCGCGCTCGTCGTCTCGACCGTCCGGACCGAGGCCGAGATCCGCCGGCTCACCCTGTCCCTCATCGTGATCGGCTTCGGCGTCGCCCTGTTCGCCATTCTCCAGCAGTATACCTGGAACGGAAAGATCTACGGACTCCGGCCCGTGACGGCGGGCGGGTCGCCCACCGGCCCCTTCGTCAACCGGAACCATTTCGCGGGCTACATGGAGATGCTGATCCCGGTGGCGATCGGGTACACGGCGGCCTCGTTCGCGGAGGCGCCGGCGCGGGGCGGCACGGCCTGGCGGCGCTTCGTCGACCGGCTCACCTCCGAGCGGGCCCATCAGTTTGCGCTGCTGCTGTTCATGACGCTGGTGATGTCGGTCTCCCTCGTCCTGACCCTGTCCCGCGCCGGGATCGTGAGCTTCGTGACGGCCCTGGCCCTGATCGGGGCGGTCTTCGTGTGGGGCCGGACCACGAAGCGCCGGGTCCTGTTGCCGGGCGCGCTGGCCGCGCTGGTCCTGATCTCCCTCGCCTGGTTCGGGCTGGGGCCGGTGATCGACCGGGTCAACACGCTGCTCCATCTTCCCGGGGATCCGTCGATGCGGGGGCGGATCGCGGTCTGGAAGGACGCGACAAGGATCATGGCCGACTATCCGATCATGGGATCGGGCCCCGGAACCTTCGGGGCGGTCTACCCGGCCTACAAGACGGTTCCCGATCCGGTCTTCTACGAGCACGCGCACAACGACTACGTCCAGTGGATGGCCGAGACGGGGATCGTCGGATTCGGCCTGGGCGCCGGAGCGCTCGGGATCCTGTTCGGCTTCATTCTCGCCGGCGGGCGGGCGCGGCGCAATCCCCGGGCAAAGGTACTGCTCCTGGGTGTCGTGACCGGCCTTGCGGCGATCCTGATCCACGGCCTGAACGATTTTAATTTTCATATTCCGGCCAACGCCTTCCTGTTCACGGTCCTGACGGGGATGGCCTGGAACCTCGCGCGGCCGGATCGATCGGACGCGCCGGACAGGCCGGCGGCCGGCCCCTGGCGTCCGGCGGCCGCCGTCGCGGGCCTGGCCGTCGTCGTGTGGCTGCTGTATCAGACCACGTCCGCGTTTGCGGCCGACCGGTATTACCGCTGCGGGCTGGAGCTTGAAAAGGCGGGAAAGCTCGATCGGGCCGAGGAGGAATACCGCCGTGCAATCGGTTGGGACCCGGCCCATCCGCAATACCATATGGCATTGGGCGGGCTGGACGAACGACGCTACAAACAGGGGGACGCGACGGCGCTGGCCCCGGCACGGTCCGAGATGGAACGGGCCGCCGCCCTGGCCCCGACGCTGGCCGCGCCGCATCTCGATCTGGGCTGGATCCACGCGCAGCTCGGGGAGACCTCCGAGGCGACGGAGGAGTTCGGCCGCGTACTGAAGCTGGACCCGACGAACCCCCTCTATCAGCATTACGTCGGCCTTTGGTTCGCCGCGACCGGACAGACCGACCGCGCCCTTTCGCTCGCGCAACGGCTTCGGGAGAACCGGCAGGATAAGTTGGCGGCGGAGATCGAGGAGCGGTTGAAGAAGACGTAA
- a CDS encoding class I SAM-dependent methyltransferase, whose protein sequence is MNEAKQATFFEMAPVDWKNEVSMNEIKNIVKKIFGRNSSPKDAFLSYHYQRHNQRRLEHLASLGLDLHGATVLEVGAGIGDHTSFFIDRGCKVVSTEARKSNLDILRSRYPDIEVRHLDCDNPDPDFNDRFDIVYCYGLLYHLRKPAEAIDFMSRRCKKMLLLETCVSMGDGDSINLCAEDADNPTQAISGKGCRPTRYWVYTQLKKHFEHVYLPTTQPNHEEFPVDWRVSPGPNRLTRAVFVASRHKLDNKFLIQEIPMQQARE, encoded by the coding sequence ATGAATGAGGCCAAACAAGCGACCTTTTTTGAGATGGCCCCTGTTGATTGGAAAAATGAAGTGTCGATGAACGAAATTAAAAACATTGTTAAAAAAATCTTTGGACGAAATTCATCTCCGAAGGACGCGTTTCTTTCTTACCATTACCAGCGCCACAACCAGAGACGGCTTGAGCATCTTGCCAGTCTGGGATTGGATCTGCACGGCGCCACGGTATTGGAGGTCGGGGCCGGAATTGGGGATCATACGAGCTTTTTTATAGACAGGGGCTGTAAAGTTGTTAGTACTGAAGCACGCAAGAGTAATCTCGACATACTCCGTTCCCGATATCCAGATATCGAAGTGAGGCATTTGGATTGCGACAATCCCGACCCCGATTTCAATGATCGTTTTGATATCGTGTACTGCTATGGTTTGCTTTATCATCTCAGAAAACCGGCCGAGGCGATTGATTTTATGTCGCGTCGCTGCAAAAAAATGCTTTTGCTTGAGACCTGTGTCTCGATGGGTGATGGAGATTCGATCAATCTTTGCGCTGAAGATGCAGATAATCCGACGCAGGCGATATCCGGAAAGGGGTGCCGGCCAACCCGGTACTGGGTCTACACGCAACTCAAGAAACACTTTGAGCATGTATACCTGCCGACGACGCAGCCCAACCATGAAGAGTTTCCCGTCGATTGGAGAGTTTCCCCCGGTCCGAATAGGTTAACGCGGGCGGTGTTCGTGGCATCGAGACACAAATTGGACAACAAATTCTTAATACAAGAAATTCCAATGCAACAAGCACGTGAATGA
- a CDS encoding FkbM family methyltransferase, giving the protein MNVIYPETVSMNIWRYGYFEEAVCLYIINHLKEGMTFIDIGAHFGFFTLLGSHLVGPKGRVLAFEPTPSTCRQLQKNIANYSEHPNIQIFNCAAYNEEREIKFYDYGIQYSALNSGFGIRRKDAAAFAKNEIKVEARKLDNILKEGGIDHVDLIKIDAESSEIHVLKGMAETLNGSRPALILEVGDFEIEGVPRSKEIVAWLQGMGYSPYQVREGKTVPHEVMENYEYDNLLFLPNNRLSH; this is encoded by the coding sequence ATGAATGTAATTTACCCCGAGACGGTGTCGATGAATATCTGGCGATACGGCTACTTCGAGGAGGCCGTGTGCCTCTATATAATAAATCATCTTAAAGAGGGAATGACTTTTATCGATATAGGAGCCCATTTTGGTTTTTTTACCCTTCTTGGGAGTCATCTTGTCGGCCCCAAAGGAAGGGTCCTGGCCTTTGAGCCGACCCCAAGCACCTGTCGGCAGTTACAAAAAAATATTGCCAATTATTCCGAGCACCCCAATATTCAAATTTTTAACTGCGCCGCATACAATGAAGAGCGTGAAATAAAATTTTATGACTATGGGATCCAATATTCGGCGTTAAACTCTGGTTTTGGGATCAGAAGAAAAGACGCGGCCGCATTTGCCAAAAATGAAATTAAGGTCGAAGCCAGGAAGCTGGATAATATCCTGAAGGAGGGCGGAATCGATCATGTGGATCTCATAAAAATCGATGCGGAATCATCCGAGATCCATGTGTTGAAGGGAATGGCGGAAACGTTAAATGGCAGCAGGCCCGCCCTCATCCTGGAGGTCGGGGATTTTGAAATCGAGGGCGTTCCGAGGTCGAAGGAAATTGTGGCCTGGCTGCAGGGGATGGGTTATTCCCCTTACCAGGTGCGGGAAGGAAAAACGGTCCCGCACGAGGTTATGGAAAACTACGAATACGACAATCTCTTATTTTTGCCAAACAATCGCTTAAGCCATTAA